A window of Castanea sativa cultivar Marrone di Chiusa Pesio chromosome 1, ASM4071231v1 contains these coding sequences:
- the LOC142622015 gene encoding strychnine-10-hydroxylase-like has product MDFLLPFLNSATITGILAIILFSYYLLKRSRVGLAKTAPIPAGAWPVIGHLPLLGATQTPHITLGAMADKYGPLFTIKLGLRPALVLSSWEMAKECFTTNDLAVSSRPKLVAIKHLSYNYAVFGFAPHGSYWRELRKITTLELLSNRRLEMLSHIRVSEVENDIKDLYKLWIKKKNGSGLILVELKQWFGDMNLNVILRMIVGKRYFGTSDGVNEEEARRCQKALGDFFHLLGLFVVSDAIPFLGWLDLGGHEKAMKKAAKELDGILGEWLEEHKRKRASSENKGEEDFMDIMLSVLNGAELEGFDADTINKATCLGMITGGSDTSTVTLTWTIALLLNNRHVLKKAQDELDVQVGRERIVNESDISKLVYLQAIVKETLRLYPAGRLAGPREFTENCIIGGYHVPKGTRLITNVWKIQTDPRIWSDPLEFKPERFLTTHKNVDVRGQNFELLPFGSGRRACPGISFALQMVQLALASFLHMYDISIPSDAKVDMTETVGLTNNKATPLEVLIKPRLHLQSFMN; this is encoded by the exons ATGGATTTTCTTCTACCTTTCCTAAATTCTGCTACCATAACTGGAATTTTAGCCATAATTCTTTTCTCCTACTATCTTCTCAAGAGGTCCAGAGTTGGCCTAGCCAAAACAGCACCAATTCCTGCTGGTGCATGGCCCGTAATTGGTCACCTTCCTCTGTTGGGAGCAACTCAGACTCCCCACATCACTTTGGGAGCCATGGCCGACAAGTATGGACCACTTTTTACAATCAAGCTTGGATTGCGCCCTGCTTTGGTGTTGAGCAGTTGGGAGATGGCTAAGGAGTGCTTTACCACCAATGACCTGGCCGTGTCCTCGCGGCCCAAACTAGTTGCCATAAAACACTTGTCCTATAACTACGCTGTGTTTGGCTTTGCACCCCATGGTTCCTATTGGCGTGAATTGCGTAAAATAACCACTttagagctactatctaatcgTCGGCTTGAGATGCTTTCCCACATTAGAGTGTCCGAAGTTGAGAACGATATTAAAGATTTATACAAACTTTGGATCAAGAAAAAGAACGGGTCAGGTTTGATTTTGGTGGAGTTGAAGCAATGGTTTGGGGATATGAACCTCAACGTGATTCTTAGGATGATTGTTGGAAAGAGGTACTTTGGTACCAGTGATGGGGTTAATGAAGAAGAGGCACGGCGTTGCCAAAAGGCCTTGGGGGACTTCTTTCATCTTTTGGGGTTGTTTGTGGTGTCCGATGCTATTCCTTTTCTTGGGTGGTTAGATTTGGGTGGACATGAAAAGGCCATGAAGAAAGCTGCAAAGGAATTGGATGGAATTCTTGGGGAATGGTTGGAAGAGCATAAGCGAAAGAGAGCTTCTTCTGAGAATAAAGGGGAGGAAGATTTCATGGATATAATGCTCTCTGTCCTTAATGGTGCTGAGCTTGAAGGTTTCGATGCTGATACAATCAACAAAGCCACATGTTTG GGTATGATTACTGGAGGCAGTGACACTAGCACAGTTACTCTAACTTGGACAATAGCGTTATTGCTAAACAACCGCCATGTGTTGAAGAAGGCCCAAGATGAGCTTGATGTCCAAGTGGGCAGGGAAAGAATTGTAAACGAATCAGACATCAGTAAGCTAGTCTATCTCCAAGCTATAGTTAAAGAGACATTACGTTTGTATCCCGCAGGTCGACTAGCAGGACCACGTGAATTCACTGAAAATTGCATTATAGGTGGTTACCATGTTCCAAAAGGCACTCGATTAATCACAAACGTATGGAAAATTCAAACAGATCCACGCATATGGTCAGACCCATTAGAGTTCAAGCCCGAAAGATTTCTCACCACCCACAAGAATGTTGATGTTAGGGGTCAAAATTTCGAATTGCTCCCATTTGGAAGTGGTAGAAGAGCATGTCCTGGAATATCTTTTGCCCTTCAAATGGTACAGTTAGCATTGGCTAGTTTTCTACACATGTATGATATCTCAATTCCCTCGGATGCAAAGGTTGATATGACTGAGACAGTTGGTCTCACAAACAACAAAGCCACCCCACTTGAAGTTCTCATCAAACCTCGCCTACACCTTCAAAGCTTTATGAATTAA